The following are from one region of the Osmerus mordax isolate fOsmMor3 chromosome 1, fOsmMor3.pri, whole genome shotgun sequence genome:
- the adipor1a gene encoding adiponectin receptor protein 1a, whose product MSGRNGSASDADCRISEDCRVPDVELMELGPLLEEGGRQSGNKGMLSEGASVLADDEEEDDEVGEVLTLPLQAHHAMEKMEEFVHKVWEGRWRVIPFHVLPEWLKDNDYLLHGHRPPMPSFRACFGSIFRIHTETGNIWTHLLGLILFICLGTLTMLRPNMYFMAPLQEKVVFGMFFLGAVLCLSFSWLFHTVYCHSEKVSRTFSKLDYSGIALLIMGSFVPWLYYSFYCSPQPRLIYLTIVCVLGIAAIIVAQWDRFSTPRHRPTRAGVFMGLGLSGIVPTMHFTIEEGFVKATTVGQMGWFYLMGAMYITGAGLYAARIPERYFPGKCDIWFHSHQIFHVLVVAAAFIHFYGVSNLQEFRYGLEGGCTDDTLL is encoded by the exons ATGTCAGGCCGAAACGGTTCTGCAAGTGATGCAGACTGTCGGATTTCTGAGGACTGTCGCGTCCCAGACGTGGAACTGATGGAGTTGGGACCCCtgctagaggagggggggcggcaGTCTGGCAACAAAGGCATGCTGTCAGAG GGAGCCTCTGTGCTTGCtgatgacgaggaggaggatgatgaggtcGGAGAGGTCCTGACATTGCCCCTTCAGGCTCACCATGCCATGGAAAAGATGGAGGAATTTGTACACAAA GTTTGGGAGGGGCGCTGGAGGGTCATTCCCTTTCACGTCCTGCCGGAGTGGCTGAAGGACAATGACTACCTCCTCCATGGACACCGACCCCCCATGCCCTCCTTCCGGGCCTGCTTTGGAAGCATCTTCAGGATTCATACAGAGACTGGAAATATCTGGACTCATCTTCTAG GGCTGATCTTGTTTATTTGTCTGGGTACGCTCACCATGCTGCGGCCCAACATGTACTTCATGGCCCCCCTGCAGGAGAAGGTGGTTTTTGGGATGTTTTTCCTGGGAGCAGTGCTCTGTCTCAGCTTCTCCTGGCTTTTTCACACCGTCTACTGCCATTCCGAGAAAGTGTCTCGCACCTTCTCTAA GCTTGACTACTCGGGCATTGCCCTTCTGATCATGGGCTCCTTTGTGCCCTGGCTCTACTACTCCTTCTACTGTTCCCCTCAACCACGACTCATCTACCTCAccattgtctgtgtgttgggcaTTGCTGCCATCATTGTGGCTCAGTGGGACCGCTTCTCAACCCCCCGGCACAGGCCCACACGAGCAG GAGTGTTTATGGGTCTTGGACTGAGTGGCATTGTCCCTACCATGCACTTTACCATTGAAGAGGGCTTTGTAAAAGCCACCACAGTTGGCCAGATGGGCTGGTTCTACTTGATGGGGGCCATGTACATTACTGGGGCTGGACTGTATGCTGCCAGGATTCCTGAACGTTACTTCCCTGGCAAGTGTGACATCTGG tTCCATTCCCATCAGATTTTTCATGTGTTGGTGGTAGCGGCCGCCTTCATTCACTTTTATGGAGTCTCTAACCTCCAAGAGTTCCGATAtggcctggagggaggctgcACAGATGATACCCTCCTCTGA
- the cyb5r1 gene encoding NADH-cytochrome b5 reductase 1, with translation MKYALTTTVVVTVGVVLLSTVGIIICYLSKKKKPILTLQDPSIKYKLRLIDKEVINHDTRRFRFALPSEEHILGLPVGKHIYLSAHIDGKLIVRPYTPVSSDDDKGYVDLVVKIYFRNVHPKFPEGGKMSQYLESLDLGDVVDFRGPGGLLEYKGQGQFAIQPEKKSPAETKAARSVGLIAGGTGITPMLQLVRAILKDPSDQTSCSLLFANQTEKDILLRDELEELKARHPDRFRLWFTVDRAPEGWEYSEGFINADMIQKQLPVPADDSLILMCGPPPMIQFACNPNLDKLGYRNSQRFAY, from the exons ATGAAATACGCCTTG ACCACAACAGTGGTTGTGACTGTTGGAGTAGTTTTGCTTTCTACTGTGGGCATCATCATCTGTTACCTGAGCAAGAAGAAAAAACCTATTCTGACCCTCCAGGACCCTTCTATTAAATACAAGCTGAGGCTCATTGATAAGGAG GTAATTAATCATGATACTCGCAGGTTCCGATTTGCTCTGCCCTCTGAAGAGCATATTCTAGGCTTGCCTGTAG GAAAGCATATTTATCTCTCCGCCCATATTGACGGCAAATTAATTGTACGGCCATACACCCCTGTTTCCAGTGATGATGACAAAGGATATGTGGACTTGGTTGTAAAG ATTTATTTCAGGAATGTCCACCCTAAGTTCCCTGAAGGGGGCAAGATGTCCCAGTATCTGGAGAGTCTTGATTTAGGAGATGTTGTGGACTTCCGAGGGCCAGGAGGGCTTCTTGAATACAAAGGACAAG GGCAGTTTGCTATTCAGCCTGAAAAGAAGTCCCCGGCTGAGACCAAAGCTGCACGTTCTGTTGGCCTGATAGCAGGAGGAACAG GCATCACCCCAATGCTACAACTAGTGCGTGCTATCCTAAAGGACCCCAGTGACCAGACCTCTTGCAGCCTGCTCTTTGCCAACCAG ACTGAGAAGGACATCCTGCTAAGGgatgagctggaggagctgaaggcCAGGCATCCAGATCGTTTTAGGTTGTGGTTTACTGTTGACAGAGCACCTGAGG GCTGGGAGTACAGTGAGGGTTTCATCAATGCAGACATGATCCAGAAGCAACTTCCTGTCCCTGCTGATGACAGCCTGATCCTCATGTGTGGTCCACCACCCATGATCCAGTTTGCATGTAACCCAAATCTGGACAAGTTGGGATACCGGAACAGTCAGCGCTTTGCCTACTAG
- the rnpep gene encoding aminopeptidase B isoform X2 codes for MTKSPYSAAVKVPNGFTAVMSASKWEHRKADNTFLFTMEQPIPSYLVALAVGDLVSAEVGPRTRVWTEPCLLQAAKQEFDGVIEEFLAVGEKLFGPYVWGRYDVLFMPPSFPFGGMENPCLTFVTPCLLAGDRSLADVIVHEICHSWFGNLVTNANWGDFWLNEGFTMYAQRRVCKELYGEAYTCLEAATGRALLRQHMDNTGEDHPLNKLRVIIKPGVDPDDTYNETPYEKGFSFVSYLAYLVGDQMLFDAFLKAYVDKFKFRSIMAEDALEFFLEYFSDLKKKGVHNIEGLEFDSWLNVPGWPPYVPDLSAGQSLMKPAEELAELWRAEVLDLAGIGKTNIQSWKTYQSVYFLEKILEKSPLPRGNMEHLEEQYPHIVKSNNAELRLRWAQIVAKNHYQPGYKHVRSFLSSQGKQKYTLPVYRALWNGSEETKSLATEIFSATSHQLHVNVRNYVKKIIT; via the exons ATGACTAAGAGCCCCTATTCAGCTGCTGTAAAG gtccCCAATGGCTTCACTGCAGTGATGAGTGCAAGCAAATGGGAGCACAGGAAGGCAGACAACACCTTTCTGTTCACTATGGAGCAGCCTATCCCCTCCTACCTGGTGGCTCTAGCTGTGGGTGACCTGGTGTCTGCTGAGGTTGGACCAAG GACCAGAGTATGGACGGAACCATGCCTGCTGCAGGCAGCGAAGCAGGAGTTTGATGGTGTAATCGAGGAGTTCTTGGCAGTTGGAGAGAAACTATTTGGACCTTATGTCTGGGGGCG GTATGATGTCCTATTCATGCCTCCATCATTCCCTTTTGGAGGAATGGAGAACCCCTGCTTGACCTTCGTAACTCCCTGCCTGCTTGCAGGCGACCGTTCACTTGCTGACGTCATTGTGCACGAGATCTGCCATAGCTGGTTTGGTAACTTGGTGACCAACGCAAACTGGGGCGACTTCTGGCTCAACGAGGGCTTCACCATGTATGCCCAGCGCAGAGTGTGCAAGGAGCTGTATG GGGAGGCCTACACATGTTTAGAGGCAGCAACAGGGAGAGCCTTACTAAGGCAACATATGGACAACACTGGAGAAGATCACCCCCTCAATAAACTGCGTGTGATTATCAAACCAG GTGTTGATCCAGATGACACTTACAATGAGACACCCTATGAAAAGGGTTTCTCCTTTGTCTCCTATCTGGCCTATTTGGTTGGAGACCAGATGCTATTTGATGCATTCCTTAAG GCCTACGTTGACAAGTTCAAGTTTCGCAGTATAATGGCAGAAGATGCGCTTGAGTTTTTCTTGGAGTATTTCTCTGACCTCAAAAAGAAGGGAGTCCACAACATTGAGG GTCTTGAGTTTGACAGTTGGCTCAATGTGCCTGGTTGGCCCCCATACGTTCCTGACCTGTCTGCCGGTCAGAGCTTGATGAAGCCTGCAGAAGAATTGGCAGAGCTGTGGAGAGCTGAAGTCCTGGATCTAGCTGGCATTGGCAAGACAAACATCCAGTCCTGGAAGACCTACCAGAGTGTTTACTTCCTAGAGAAGATCTTGGAGAAGTCCCCACTGCCAAGAG GTAATATGGAGCATTTGGAAGAGCAGTACCCTCACATTGTGAAGTCAAATAATGCTGAGCTACGACTGCGCTGGGCCCAGATTGTTGCTAAAAATCACTATCAGCCTGGATATAAACATGTACGCAGCTTCCTCAGCAGCCAG GGAAAGCAGAAGTACACTCTTCCTGTATATCGCGCTCTTTGGAATGGATCAGAGGAAACTAAATCTCTCGCTACAGAGATATTCAGTGCCACCTCTCATCAGCTTCATGTCAATGTCCGCAATTATGTGAAGAAGATTATCACCTAA
- the rnpep gene encoding aminopeptidase B isoform X1, protein MDSSLKLHSDLAEDVATSSSFRQFKIQHFHLDLNVDFEKKTLRGTETLNLKCLKGSQAELLLDIHPSLSLQEVSYGLGKDESDLEKAEFYTQGFTTYGTTLVVKFPTPFKNEDEFRLVIKYMATDGPGVCWLVPEQTAGKTKPYVFTQGQAVLNRSFFPCFDTPAIKSTYSASVQVPNGFTAVMSASKWEHRKADNTFLFTMEQPIPSYLVALAVGDLVSAEVGPRTRVWTEPCLLQAAKQEFDGVIEEFLAVGEKLFGPYVWGRYDVLFMPPSFPFGGMENPCLTFVTPCLLAGDRSLADVIVHEICHSWFGNLVTNANWGDFWLNEGFTMYAQRRVCKELYGEAYTCLEAATGRALLRQHMDNTGEDHPLNKLRVIIKPGVDPDDTYNETPYEKGFSFVSYLAYLVGDQMLFDAFLKAYVDKFKFRSIMAEDALEFFLEYFSDLKKKGVHNIEGLEFDSWLNVPGWPPYVPDLSAGQSLMKPAEELAELWRAEVLDLAGIGKTNIQSWKTYQSVYFLEKILEKSPLPRGNMEHLEEQYPHIVKSNNAELRLRWAQIVAKNHYQPGYKHVRSFLSSQGKQKYTLPVYRALWNGSEETKSLATEIFSATSHQLHVNVRNYVKKIIT, encoded by the exons ATGGATTCTTCTCTCAAGCTGCACTCTGATTTGGCAGAGGATGTGGCTACGTCCTCGAGCTTTCGTCAGTTCAAAATCCAACACTTTCACTTAGATCTGAATGTCGATTTTGAGAAGAAAACTCTGAGAGGTACCGAAACCTTGAATCTAAAATGCTTGAAAGGTTCCCAGGCTGAACTGCTGCTGGACATCCACCCCTCACTATCTCTGCAAGAGGTCTCTTACGGACTGGGCAAAGACGAGTCAGATTTAGAGAAAGCAGAATTTTACACGCAAGGCTTTACTACTTATGGCACTACGCTTGTCGTAAAGTTCCCCACACCTTTTAAAAACGAAGATGAGTTTCGGCTTGTGATCAAGTACATGGCTACTGATGGACCTGGG GTTTGCTGGCTGGTTCCAGAGCAGACAGCGGGGAAGACCAAGCCTTATGTGTTCACCCAGGGCCAAGCAGTGCTCAATCGCTCCTTCTTTCCCTGCTTTGACACCCCAGCGATCAAGAGCACCTACTCTGCATCAGTACAG gtccCCAATGGCTTCACTGCAGTGATGAGTGCAAGCAAATGGGAGCACAGGAAGGCAGACAACACCTTTCTGTTCACTATGGAGCAGCCTATCCCCTCCTACCTGGTGGCTCTAGCTGTGGGTGACCTGGTGTCTGCTGAGGTTGGACCAAG GACCAGAGTATGGACGGAACCATGCCTGCTGCAGGCAGCGAAGCAGGAGTTTGATGGTGTAATCGAGGAGTTCTTGGCAGTTGGAGAGAAACTATTTGGACCTTATGTCTGGGGGCG GTATGATGTCCTATTCATGCCTCCATCATTCCCTTTTGGAGGAATGGAGAACCCCTGCTTGACCTTCGTAACTCCCTGCCTGCTTGCAGGCGACCGTTCACTTGCTGACGTCATTGTGCACGAGATCTGCCATAGCTGGTTTGGTAACTTGGTGACCAACGCAAACTGGGGCGACTTCTGGCTCAACGAGGGCTTCACCATGTATGCCCAGCGCAGAGTGTGCAAGGAGCTGTATG GGGAGGCCTACACATGTTTAGAGGCAGCAACAGGGAGAGCCTTACTAAGGCAACATATGGACAACACTGGAGAAGATCACCCCCTCAATAAACTGCGTGTGATTATCAAACCAG GTGTTGATCCAGATGACACTTACAATGAGACACCCTATGAAAAGGGTTTCTCCTTTGTCTCCTATCTGGCCTATTTGGTTGGAGACCAGATGCTATTTGATGCATTCCTTAAG GCCTACGTTGACAAGTTCAAGTTTCGCAGTATAATGGCAGAAGATGCGCTTGAGTTTTTCTTGGAGTATTTCTCTGACCTCAAAAAGAAGGGAGTCCACAACATTGAGG GTCTTGAGTTTGACAGTTGGCTCAATGTGCCTGGTTGGCCCCCATACGTTCCTGACCTGTCTGCCGGTCAGAGCTTGATGAAGCCTGCAGAAGAATTGGCAGAGCTGTGGAGAGCTGAAGTCCTGGATCTAGCTGGCATTGGCAAGACAAACATCCAGTCCTGGAAGACCTACCAGAGTGTTTACTTCCTAGAGAAGATCTTGGAGAAGTCCCCACTGCCAAGAG GTAATATGGAGCATTTGGAAGAGCAGTACCCTCACATTGTGAAGTCAAATAATGCTGAGCTACGACTGCGCTGGGCCCAGATTGTTGCTAAAAATCACTATCAGCCTGGATATAAACATGTACGCAGCTTCCTCAGCAGCCAG GGAAAGCAGAAGTACACTCTTCCTGTATATCGCGCTCTTTGGAATGGATCAGAGGAAACTAAATCTCTCGCTACAGAGATATTCAGTGCCACCTCTCATCAGCTTCATGTCAATGTCCGCAATTATGTGAAGAAGATTATCACCTAA
- the inavab gene encoding innate immunity activator b isoform X1, with protein MEGKEEISDTDSGIILHSSPDSPTTVMKDVLTHTRAMKLKHQSLEDRLELCLVELKKLCIREAELTGRLSEDYPFLPGEKPPQVRRRIGAAFKLDKQSIPHGAGDSELNSVESELALQLQIHEASRRLCQEEHLGKAVKRSRVQQCKREEKKVKELQETAFQLRLQHGRTSPRPGCINTQRNQGTSDNSSLSDSVVLDEEEVTIQSSQPCLEPPYQGPAESSQQPLGFSQPPVHTPYQSPSVSSLPLLQSPHQPSLLSLEEPRLSFSIDHEAPPIQHSPWSESSLDQPYQKSKKSRSGSSKSSSPAVTPVLPPVEACLGDLGLPVKVSNLRLCHPQSSSAPSTPEMQLRRQLSLRFPSTEPSFGTERSRDRTRGPRRRLTDYMVPSLEPPLPRMNYGNPMYHSGSEDSSSEHSAPSYAGSLCQEVPCQPTYQHLHSSPNNNQAPLPYSGPGFYQNSKNQSSPSIHREYYEDGIVYPHDMVMGRGYYCQPAQSPSTRYEHWYEGPPVYPPQALRPLPHHVRLSRAPSLREYSHHLSRGLPRQVVNDELKSWHQRNQFREPRPRSLDRQGAIRVKNIPDLESPLAQHHMFQEQVPQRRVLQRAPDGTPVQWFVEVDSEIVSQV; from the exons ATGGAAGGCAAAGAGGAGATCAGTGACACTGACAGTGGGATCATCCTTCACTCTA GCCCAGACAGTCCAACTACGGTTATGAAAGACGTGTTAACTCATACAAGGGCTATGAAGCTGAAGCACCAATCACTTGAGGACCGACTAGAGCTGTGCCTGGTGGAACTGAAGAAACTCTGCATTCGAGAGGCT GAGCTAACCGGGCGTTTGTCAGAAGATTACCCTTTTCTACCTGGGGAGAAGCCTCCACAGGTCCGCAGGCGTATTGGAGCAGCCTTCAAACTAGACAAGCAGAGCATCCCTCATGGAGCCGGG GACTCAGAATTAAACTCTGTGGAGTCAGAACTGGCCCTGCAGCTGCAGATACATGAAGCGTCTCGCAGGCTGTGTCAAGAGGAGCATCTCGGTAAGGCTGTGAAGAGGAGCCGGGTACAGCAGTGCAAGCGGGAGGAGAAGAAAGTCAAGGAACTGCAGGAGACGGCCTTTCAGCTCCGCCTGCAGCACGGCCGGACATCTCCTCGCCCCGGCTGTATCAACACACAGAGAA ATCAAGGTACTTCAGATAACAGCTCTCTGTCTGATTCTGTGGTGCTTGATGAAG AAGAGGTTACCATTCAGTCATCCCAACCATGCCTGGAGCCGCCCTACCAAGGACCAGCAGAGAGTTCCCAGCAACCTTTAGGGTTTTCTCAACCCCCTGTCCACACCCCCTACCAGTCCCCCTCTGTCTCGTCACTGCCTCTTCTGCAAAGCCCCCACCAGCCTTCCCTTCTATCCCTGGAGGAGCCGAGGCTCAGCTTTAGCATTGATCATGAAGCCCCTCCCATTCAGCACTCCCCCTGGAGTGAGTCCAGCCTGGACCAACCCTACCAGAAGTCTAAAAAGTCACGCTCTGGGAGCAGCAAGTCCAG CAGTCCAGCTGTGACCCCTGTATTACCTCCAGTGGAGGCATGCCTTGGAGACTTGGGCCTGCCAGTCAAGGTGTCTAACCTGAGACTATGCCACCCCCAGTCCAGCAGCGCCCCTTCCACCCCAGAAATGCAGCTGCGTCGTCAACTCTCTCTCAG GTTTCCCAGCACGGAACCTTCTTTTGGCACTGAGAGGAGTCGAGATCGTACCAGGGGTCCAAGGAGACGACTTACAGATTATATGGTGCCATCATTGGAGCCCCCTCTACCGAGGATGAACTATGGAAACCCCATGTACCACTCTGGTTCCGAGGACAGCAGCTCTGAACACTCAGCTCCATCGTATGCTGGTTCCCTGTGTCAGGAGGTGCCGTGTCAGCCTACCTATCAACACCTGCACTCCAGCCCTAACAACAATCAGGCACCACTACCCTACTCAGGCCCTGGATTCTACCAAAACTCCAAGAACCAGTCCAGTCCCAGCATCCACAGAGAGTACTACGAGGATGGGATAGTCTATCCTCATGATATGGTGATGGGAAGGGGCTATTACTGCCAGCCAGCCCAATCTCCCTCCACCAGATATGAGCACTGGTACGAAGGGCCTCCTGTATACCCCCCCCAGGCACTCAGGCCTCTGCCCCACCACGTCAGACTATCCCGTGCCCCCTCCCTACGAGAATATTCTCACCATCTTTCCAGGGGCCTCCCAAGACAAGTGGTGAATGATGAGTTAAAGTCATGGCACCAGCGCAACCAGTTCAGAGAGCCCAGGCCCCGTTCTCTGGACAGACAGGGAGCAATCAGAGTGAAGAACATACCAGATCTTGAGTCACCCCTCGCCCAGCACCACATGTTCCAGGAGCAG GTGCCTCAGCGACGGGTCCTTCAGAGGGCCCCTGATGGGACCCCAGTGCAGTGGTTTGTGGAAGTGGACTCTGAGATTGTCAGTCAGGTCTAA
- the inavab gene encoding innate immunity activator b isoform X2, with amino-acid sequence MEGKEEISDTDSGIILHSSPDSPTTVMKDVLTHTRAMKLKHQSLEDRLELCLVELKKLCIREAELTGRLSEDYPFLPGEKPPQVRRRIGAAFKLDKQSIPHGAGDSELNSVESELALQLQIHEASRRLCQEEHLGKAVKRSRVQQCKREEKKVKELQETAFQLRLQHGRTSPRPGCINTQRNQGTSDNSSLSDSVVLDEEVTIQSSQPCLEPPYQGPAESSQQPLGFSQPPVHTPYQSPSVSSLPLLQSPHQPSLLSLEEPRLSFSIDHEAPPIQHSPWSESSLDQPYQKSKKSRSGSSKSSSPAVTPVLPPVEACLGDLGLPVKVSNLRLCHPQSSSAPSTPEMQLRRQLSLRFPSTEPSFGTERSRDRTRGPRRRLTDYMVPSLEPPLPRMNYGNPMYHSGSEDSSSEHSAPSYAGSLCQEVPCQPTYQHLHSSPNNNQAPLPYSGPGFYQNSKNQSSPSIHREYYEDGIVYPHDMVMGRGYYCQPAQSPSTRYEHWYEGPPVYPPQALRPLPHHVRLSRAPSLREYSHHLSRGLPRQVVNDELKSWHQRNQFREPRPRSLDRQGAIRVKNIPDLESPLAQHHMFQEQVPQRRVLQRAPDGTPVQWFVEVDSEIVSQV; translated from the exons ATGGAAGGCAAAGAGGAGATCAGTGACACTGACAGTGGGATCATCCTTCACTCTA GCCCAGACAGTCCAACTACGGTTATGAAAGACGTGTTAACTCATACAAGGGCTATGAAGCTGAAGCACCAATCACTTGAGGACCGACTAGAGCTGTGCCTGGTGGAACTGAAGAAACTCTGCATTCGAGAGGCT GAGCTAACCGGGCGTTTGTCAGAAGATTACCCTTTTCTACCTGGGGAGAAGCCTCCACAGGTCCGCAGGCGTATTGGAGCAGCCTTCAAACTAGACAAGCAGAGCATCCCTCATGGAGCCGGG GACTCAGAATTAAACTCTGTGGAGTCAGAACTGGCCCTGCAGCTGCAGATACATGAAGCGTCTCGCAGGCTGTGTCAAGAGGAGCATCTCGGTAAGGCTGTGAAGAGGAGCCGGGTACAGCAGTGCAAGCGGGAGGAGAAGAAAGTCAAGGAACTGCAGGAGACGGCCTTTCAGCTCCGCCTGCAGCACGGCCGGACATCTCCTCGCCCCGGCTGTATCAACACACAGAGAA ATCAAGGTACTTCAGATAACAGCTCTCTGTCTGATTCTGTGGTGCTTGATGAAG AGGTTACCATTCAGTCATCCCAACCATGCCTGGAGCCGCCCTACCAAGGACCAGCAGAGAGTTCCCAGCAACCTTTAGGGTTTTCTCAACCCCCTGTCCACACCCCCTACCAGTCCCCCTCTGTCTCGTCACTGCCTCTTCTGCAAAGCCCCCACCAGCCTTCCCTTCTATCCCTGGAGGAGCCGAGGCTCAGCTTTAGCATTGATCATGAAGCCCCTCCCATTCAGCACTCCCCCTGGAGTGAGTCCAGCCTGGACCAACCCTACCAGAAGTCTAAAAAGTCACGCTCTGGGAGCAGCAAGTCCAG CAGTCCAGCTGTGACCCCTGTATTACCTCCAGTGGAGGCATGCCTTGGAGACTTGGGCCTGCCAGTCAAGGTGTCTAACCTGAGACTATGCCACCCCCAGTCCAGCAGCGCCCCTTCCACCCCAGAAATGCAGCTGCGTCGTCAACTCTCTCTCAG GTTTCCCAGCACGGAACCTTCTTTTGGCACTGAGAGGAGTCGAGATCGTACCAGGGGTCCAAGGAGACGACTTACAGATTATATGGTGCCATCATTGGAGCCCCCTCTACCGAGGATGAACTATGGAAACCCCATGTACCACTCTGGTTCCGAGGACAGCAGCTCTGAACACTCAGCTCCATCGTATGCTGGTTCCCTGTGTCAGGAGGTGCCGTGTCAGCCTACCTATCAACACCTGCACTCCAGCCCTAACAACAATCAGGCACCACTACCCTACTCAGGCCCTGGATTCTACCAAAACTCCAAGAACCAGTCCAGTCCCAGCATCCACAGAGAGTACTACGAGGATGGGATAGTCTATCCTCATGATATGGTGATGGGAAGGGGCTATTACTGCCAGCCAGCCCAATCTCCCTCCACCAGATATGAGCACTGGTACGAAGGGCCTCCTGTATACCCCCCCCAGGCACTCAGGCCTCTGCCCCACCACGTCAGACTATCCCGTGCCCCCTCCCTACGAGAATATTCTCACCATCTTTCCAGGGGCCTCCCAAGACAAGTGGTGAATGATGAGTTAAAGTCATGGCACCAGCGCAACCAGTTCAGAGAGCCCAGGCCCCGTTCTCTGGACAGACAGGGAGCAATCAGAGTGAAGAACATACCAGATCTTGAGTCACCCCTCGCCCAGCACCACATGTTCCAGGAGCAG GTGCCTCAGCGACGGGTCCTTCAGAGGGCCCCTGATGGGACCCCAGTGCAGTGGTTTGTGGAAGTGGACTCTGAGATTGTCAGTCAGGTCTAA